A stretch of Oculatellaceae cyanobacterium DNA encodes these proteins:
- a CDS encoding succinate dehydrogenase/fumarate reductase flavoprotein subunit: MLEHDVIIVGGGLAGCRAALEIARTYPSADIALVAKTHPIRSHSVAAQGGMAATLKNVDAEDSWEAHAFDTVKGSDYLADQDAVEILTKEAADVVIDLEHMGVLFSRLPDGRIAQRAFGGHSHRRTCYAADKTGHAILHELVNNLRHNGVHIYDEWYVMQLILEDAQAKGIVMYNIHNGNLEVVRAKAVMFATGGYGRVYNTTSNDYASTGDGLAMSAIAGVPLEDMEFVQFHPTGLYPVGVLISEAVRGEGAYLINSDGDRFMAKYAPSRMELAPRDITSRSIALEIAAGRGIHPDGSAGGAFVYLDLRHMGREKIMSRVPFAWEEAHRLVGIDAVNQPMPVRPTIHYSMGGIPTNTDGQVRSSPENLIDAFFAAGEAACVSVHGANRLGSNSLLECVVYGKRTGEAIAQFIQNRKLPQIDEQKYIKAAQQQIQSLLAQPGTIRINQLRQTFQDTMTQFCGVFRTDELMREGLEKLQQLQQQYQQIYLDDKGQLWNTEIIEALELRSLMIVGQMILTSALNRQESRGAHYRTDYDQRDDTNFMKHTLAYYSPAGIDLNYLPVKVSMFQPQERKY; the protein is encoded by the coding sequence ATGTTAGAACATGATGTCATCATTGTCGGCGGTGGACTAGCTGGTTGCCGCGCTGCTTTAGAAATTGCCCGTACTTACCCCAGTGCAGATATCGCCCTAGTTGCCAAAACCCATCCGATTCGCTCCCACTCGGTAGCTGCACAAGGCGGTATGGCAGCAACATTAAAGAATGTTGATGCAGAAGATAGTTGGGAAGCTCATGCCTTTGACACGGTTAAGGGGTCTGATTACCTCGCGGATCAAGACGCTGTAGAAATCCTCACCAAGGAAGCAGCAGACGTGGTAATTGACTTAGAACACATGGGAGTTTTATTCTCCCGTTTACCTGATGGTCGCATTGCCCAACGCGCTTTCGGTGGTCATTCCCACCGCCGCACCTGCTACGCGGCGGATAAAACAGGTCATGCAATTTTGCATGAATTGGTTAATAACCTCAGACATAACGGTGTCCATATCTATGATGAATGGTACGTTATGCAGCTAATTCTGGAAGATGCCCAAGCCAAAGGCATTGTGATGTATAACATTCACAACGGAAATCTAGAGGTTGTCCGCGCTAAGGCGGTAATGTTTGCTACTGGCGGGTATGGCAGGGTTTATAACACTACTTCTAATGACTATGCCTCGACGGGTGATGGTTTAGCTATGTCTGCCATTGCTGGTGTGCCTTTGGAAGATATGGAGTTTGTCCAGTTTCATCCAACTGGTTTGTATCCGGTGGGGGTACTAATCTCTGAGGCGGTGAGAGGGGAAGGTGCTTATTTAATTAATAGTGATGGCGATCGCTTCATGGCAAAATACGCCCCAAGTAGGATGGAACTTGCCCCCCGTGATATTACATCCAGATCGATCGCCCTAGAAATTGCTGCGGGTCGTGGTATACATCCCGATGGTAGTGCAGGCGGGGCATTTGTCTATCTCGACCTCCGCCACATGGGAAGAGAAAAAATTATGAGTCGGGTTCCTTTTGCTTGGGAAGAAGCACACCGTTTAGTTGGGATTGATGCTGTTAATCAACCAATGCCTGTACGCCCGACAATTCATTATTCAATGGGTGGGATTCCTACTAACACAGATGGGCAAGTGCGTAGTAGTCCAGAAAATTTAATAGATGCTTTCTTTGCTGCTGGAGAAGCCGCGTGTGTATCGGTTCACGGTGCTAATCGTTTGGGTAGTAATTCTTTATTGGAATGTGTAGTATATGGAAAAAGAACTGGGGAAGCGATCGCACAATTTATCCAAAATCGCAAGTTACCACAAATAGACGAACAGAAATATATCAAAGCAGCCCAACAACAAATTCAATCATTACTAGCGCAACCTGGAACTATCCGTATTAATCAACTGCGTCAAACTTTTCAAGACACCATGACTCAGTTTTGCGGTGTCTTTCGTACAGATGAATTAATGCGCGAAGGCTTAGAAAAGTTACAACAACTACAACAGCAGTACCAACAAATATACCTTGATGATAAAGGTCAACTCTGGAATACCGAAATCATCGAAGCATTAGAATTACGTAGCTTAATGATTGTTGGGCAAATGATTTTAACTTCAGCTTTAAATCGGCAAGAAAGTCGAGGCGCACACTATCGTACAGATTACGATCAACGGGATGATACTAATTTTATGAAACATACACTTGCTTACTATTCCCCTGCGGGTATTGATTTGAATTACCTACCAGTTAAAGTTAGTATGTTTCAGCCGCAAGAAAGAAAGTATTAG
- a CDS encoding protein-glutamate O-methyltransferase CheR: MILKDAQAFENLLNYLLETNNFDFTGYKYSSLMRRIRQRMEVVAIANYSDYIHYLKQHPQETENLLKSIPVNYTAFFRDPYVWNYIASQIIPRLISHKSPNQGIKVWSAGCASGEEVYTLAMLFLEALGVEQFSQRVRIYGTDIHQKSIGHARQGIYSVNRIKGVPTVLLARYFEQFNQNYIFDKYLRTPIIFTRHNVLQDPPFSKVDLLVCRNTFIYFNPNGQNRALANFHFALKYGGFLVLGNTEMIIPSIKSNLFTLVDQKCSIYKPRLLNNKNAVHPCLFRDRDERQLSSLTNQLSFFKYLLAS, translated from the coding sequence ATGATCTTGAAAGATGCACAAGCTTTTGAAAATTTACTAAATTACCTTTTAGAAACCAATAACTTTGACTTCACGGGTTACAAGTACTCTAGTTTGATGCGCCGGATAAGACAGCGAATGGAAGTAGTTGCGATCGCCAACTATAGCGATTACATCCACTACCTGAAACAGCATCCACAAGAAACCGAAAATTTGCTTAAGTCAATCCCAGTTAATTACACAGCATTTTTTAGAGATCCCTATGTCTGGAATTACATAGCTTCCCAGATTATTCCTCGCCTCATTAGCCATAAATCGCCCAATCAAGGGATCAAAGTCTGGAGTGCTGGGTGTGCGTCTGGAGAGGAAGTTTATACCCTAGCTATGTTATTCCTCGAAGCTTTGGGGGTAGAACAATTTAGTCAGAGAGTTCGGATTTATGGAACGGATATTCATCAAAAATCTATTGGCCATGCTCGTCAGGGCATTTACTCAGTTAATCGTATTAAGGGAGTTCCTACAGTTTTACTAGCGCGGTACTTTGAACAATTTAATCAAAACTATATCTTTGATAAATATTTACGTACTCCAATAATCTTTACTCGGCATAACGTGCTTCAAGATCCTCCCTTTTCTAAAGTAGACTTGTTGGTGTGCCGCAATACTTTTATATATTTCAACCCTAATGGGCAAAATCGAGCTTTAGCGAACTTTCACTTCGCATTAAAGTATGGTGGTTTTTTGGTGTTAGGAAATACAGAAATGATCATCCCTTCCATAAAGAGTAATCTCTTCACTTTAGTTGACCAAAAATGCTCTATATATAAGCCTCGACTACTAAATAATAAAAACGCCGTTCATCCCTGTCTCTTTAGAGACAGGGATGAACGGCAATTAAGTTCATTAACTAATCAATTATCATTTTTTAAATATTTGCTCGCGTCTTGA
- a CDS encoding metallophosphoesterase encodes MSDPQLLTDPFLQLPTKNSVRVVWFTEFAGSSHTVTYGQELNQIAIASTNKLSRTCEDQKSKLANFSQQHQTDQYPTKRHIWRHEAEVSELTPGVRVPYFVTSVREDGTSVSSEVFSLAAKPVTGTPLKILLTSDHQLQPMVSANLQKVVETIGQVDAVFHAGDLVNVPDRASEWFDDNRGGSFFPCLQGRANYELEKNGITTVYTGGQLIQNAPLFTTIGNHEVMGRFSSENSLNKQFRDVFPRSAAEQIYKNYAKLLNPDDNQKIRASWLKNNSFNTDTYEEIFSLPESNQGGKRYYSVTFGDVWLVVLYVTAVWRSHSLNPSIQGRYQERQQDLNHPENWGYGQHIFEPITKGSEQYSWLETELNSPEFKQAKYKVVMLHHPPHTLGGNIVPAYTDPVQVIERNADGSIKAIRYEYPKNADYINRDLVPLLECAGVQLVFFGHSHLWNRFVSSSGTNFLETSNVGNSYGAALGNHPRPVPIGYQEEYTAIGDPYGLEPIVPTIAPLIDEDGKFLPYIASNDITVFSILDTETGTVSSYSFDTSKPDSEVVKFDEFELK; translated from the coding sequence ATGTCTGACCCGCAATTATTAACTGATCCCTTTCTACAATTACCTACTAAAAATTCAGTAAGGGTAGTGTGGTTTACAGAATTTGCTGGTTCTAGCCATACTGTAACTTATGGTCAAGAGTTAAATCAAATTGCTATTGCTAGTACTAATAAACTTAGTCGCACTTGTGAAGACCAAAAATCAAAATTAGCGAATTTTTCTCAACAACATCAGACTGATCAATATCCAACTAAGCGTCATATTTGGCGACATGAAGCAGAAGTTAGTGAACTAACTCCAGGTGTAAGGGTTCCATACTTCGTAACCAGTGTCAGGGAAGACGGCACTTCTGTTAGTAGTGAAGTGTTTAGTTTAGCTGCAAAACCAGTTACAGGCACACCACTTAAAATATTATTAACTTCCGATCACCAGTTGCAACCAATGGTATCAGCAAATCTGCAAAAGGTAGTTGAAACTATTGGGCAAGTGGATGCTGTTTTTCACGCAGGAGATTTGGTTAATGTTCCAGATCGCGCTTCGGAGTGGTTTGATGATAACCGTGGGGGTTCTTTCTTTCCTTGCCTCCAAGGTCGTGCTAATTATGAATTGGAAAAAAACGGAATTACAACAGTTTATACAGGTGGGCAATTAATTCAAAATGCGCCGCTATTTACAACCATTGGAAACCACGAAGTAATGGGGCGTTTCTCAAGTGAGAATAGTTTAAATAAACAGTTTCGTGATGTCTTCCCCCGTTCAGCAGCAGAGCAAATTTACAAAAATTATGCCAAGTTATTGAATCCAGACGATAATCAAAAGATACGTGCAAGTTGGTTAAAAAACAATTCTTTTAACACCGATACATACGAAGAAATATTTAGCTTACCTGAAAGTAATCAAGGCGGAAAAAGGTATTATTCTGTAACTTTTGGCGATGTTTGGCTAGTAGTTCTCTACGTTACTGCCGTTTGGCGATCGCACAGCCTTAATCCTAGCATTCAGGGGCGATACCAAGAAAGACAACAAGACTTGAATCACCCTGAAAACTGGGGTTACGGACAGCATATTTTTGAGCCAATTACTAAAGGTAGTGAACAATATTCATGGTTAGAAACAGAACTTAATAGCCCAGAGTTTAAACAGGCAAAATATAAGGTAGTAATGTTGCACCACCCGCCACATACTTTAGGCGGCAACATTGTTCCTGCTTATACTGATCCAGTTCAAGTAATTGAACGCAATGCAGATGGAAGTATAAAGGCAATACGTTACGAATACCCCAAAAATGCTGATTATATTAACCGTGATTTAGTACCATTATTAGAATGTGCTGGTGTACAATTGGTATTTTTCGGACACTCGCATTTGTGGAACCGTTTTGTTAGTTCTAGCGGTACAAATTTTCTAGAAACTTCTAATGTAGGTAATTCCTACGGTGCAGCTTTGGGTAACCATCCGCGACCTGTACCAATTGGTTATCAAGAAGAATATACCGCAATAGGCGACCCCTATGGGTTAGAGCCAATAGTACCAACAATTGCACCATTGATTGATGAAGATGGTAAGTTTTTGCCTTATATTGCTAGTAATGACATAACAGTATTTAGTATTTTAGATACTGAGACGGGTACAGTAAGTAGTTATAGTTTTGATACAAGTAAACCAGACTCCGAGGTGGTGAAGTTTGACGAGTTTGAGTTGAAATAG
- a CDS encoding DUF1818 family protein, translated as MERLIKSGSGWRIGWNPDASEYQGLVGSDNWAIELTEAELQDFCKLLTQLAETMSYMAAELMDQEKITCEAESDLLWMEVAGYPDAYSLSFILNTGRRGEGGWTADAVPGLVQAVQVLKVF; from the coding sequence ATGGAGCGTTTGATCAAAAGCGGTTCTGGTTGGCGGATTGGCTGGAACCCAGATGCGTCTGAATATCAAGGTTTAGTTGGTAGCGATAATTGGGCAATTGAGCTAACTGAAGCCGAACTGCAAGACTTTTGCAAGCTATTAACGCAGCTTGCAGAAACAATGAGCTATATGGCGGCTGAGTTAATGGATCAAGAAAAAATCACCTGCGAAGCAGAAAGCGATTTATTATGGATGGAAGTCGCAGGATATCCCGATGCTTACAGCCTTAGCTTTATTTTGAATACAGGACGGCGCGGCGAAGGTGGTTGGACAGCAGATGCAGTTCCAGGTTTAGTTCAAGCTGTTCAGGTTTTAAAAGTTTTTTAA
- a CDS encoding DNA-directed RNA polymerase subunit omega, giving the protein MLHRRSQYDSTQIMYRAEELVNAASNRYKITVQVANRAKRRRYEELDSIDDPMMKPVLRAIVEMSDEITQPEIIGDDQTSYSSRGK; this is encoded by the coding sequence ATGCTTCACAGGCGTTCCCAGTATGATTCAACTCAAATCATGTATCGTGCAGAGGAATTAGTTAACGCAGCCTCTAATCGCTACAAGATTACAGTGCAAGTGGCGAATCGTGCCAAACGTCGCCGATATGAAGAGTTGGACAGTATTGATGATCCAATGATGAAACCCGTACTGCGGGCAATTGTCGAAATGTCGGATGAGATTACACAACCTGAAATCATTGGTGACGACCAAACATCCTACAGTAGCAGGGGCAAATAG
- a CDS encoding GDSL-type esterase/lipase family protein has protein sequence MQTLASPTVQRYHQPNVHPLKIVVLGDSIVYGFGDFEGGGWVERLRRKWMMPDSPGHVIYNLGVRGDGVLQVSQRLEQEFRNRGELRNRVPDAIALSVGVNDAARLGRTSGRYFTDFGVFQAEISKLLDQAKQLCPVWFVGMVPVDESKMPFLDCFYYNHEDQYRYKEATRLACEARNIPYLDIFDLWMQRGTDWCCEQMCADGLHPNSTGYQALLQDVLNWQPINQLANSSLITA, from the coding sequence ATGCAAACACTAGCTTCGCCAACTGTTCAACGCTATCATCAACCAAATGTCCATCCCCTGAAGATCGTTGTGCTAGGGGATAGTATTGTCTATGGCTTTGGTGATTTTGAGGGTGGTGGTTGGGTAGAACGACTTAGGCGCAAGTGGATGATGCCTGATAGTCCAGGTCATGTAATTTACAATTTAGGCGTTAGAGGCGATGGTGTCCTGCAAGTATCACAACGTTTAGAGCAAGAGTTCCGAAATCGGGGTGAACTGAGAAATCGCGTACCGGATGCGATCGCACTTTCAGTCGGTGTTAATGATGCCGCTAGACTAGGACGTACAAGTGGGCGTTATTTTACTGATTTTGGTGTTTTTCAAGCGGAAATCAGCAAACTATTGGATCAGGCAAAACAGCTATGTCCAGTTTGGTTTGTGGGAATGGTTCCAGTAGATGAATCTAAAATGCCGTTTCTAGATTGTTTTTATTACAACCATGAGGATCAGTATCGTTATAAAGAAGCAACCCGCCTAGCTTGTGAAGCACGTAATATTCCTTATTTAGATATCTTTGATTTATGGATGCAACGAGGTACTGATTGGTGTTGTGAGCAAATGTGCGCTGATGGTTTACACCCTAACAGCACTGGTTATCAGGCATTATTACAAGATGTCCTGAATTGGCAACCAATTAATCAGTTAGCCAACTCCAGCTTAATCACAGCCTAA
- a CDS encoding pentapeptide repeat-containing protein, producing the protein MVYLTTIKNTILRLLALILVLAMAWLWVLLSATPAIAQTKTVNYTHTFLENRDFSNTDLTGAVFAAAQMKGANFQGSNLTNAILSQGTLSNANFADANLTNALVDQVTLDGADLTNAIFRQATMVGTNFNDTAIAGADFTDAIIDRYQLKQLCQRASGVNPVTAVSTRESLGCD; encoded by the coding sequence ATGGTTTATTTAACAACAATTAAAAATACTATCCTACGTTTACTAGCATTAATTCTAGTTCTAGCAATGGCATGGCTGTGGGTATTGTTAAGTGCTACTCCCGCGATCGCACAAACAAAAACTGTTAACTACACCCATACTTTTCTAGAAAACCGCGACTTTTCTAATACTGACTTGACTGGTGCTGTATTTGCCGCAGCACAAATGAAAGGCGCTAACTTTCAAGGATCTAACCTAACTAACGCTATCCTTAGTCAAGGAACGTTATCAAACGCCAATTTCGCAGACGCAAACCTTACTAACGCGCTTGTTGATCAGGTAACGTTAGATGGTGCTGATCTGACTAATGCTATTTTCAGACAAGCAACAATGGTTGGGACAAACTTCAATGATACTGCGATCGCTGGGGCTGACTTCACAGATGCGATTATTGATCGCTATCAACTTAAGCAATTGTGTCAACGTGCTAGCGGAGTTAACCCCGTAACTGCTGTATCTACACGGGAAAGCTTAGGCTGTGATTAA
- a CDS encoding LCP family protein, which yields MEQGVKNSTEDLKIKSSKGSANHHRKTVNDAADKFQEKKAPNSKAYRSILVKIISKQLLDVKFNFFTVRSLLWSGAFALTAVASATLGATVALMVPLSPFIALSNQAQAKKDIWSQGFHYGLSRPVNILVMGIDRVLDVSGDSRQIFRGRSDTMLLLRLDPSDHSVQMLSIPRDTRVDFPGMSIPKINQANADGGATLAAQVVNHTLNNVPIDRYVRVTTGAFRELVDLVGGVDVFVPEPMSYHDNTQNLHIDLAPGWQILNGEKAEQFARFRNQNNGDIGRVQRQQALLKSLRARLQTPAMVTRLPKLIRVLSKYIDTNLSLEETLALGTFGLTLQQDNFKMVLLPGRFSTPGEFSASYWIMDSVGKDRIMRDYFGQESTHTLLAVNPSANELRIAIQNTTGQARINQKVIEFLRTKGFYNVYLVNDWSESQKQTQIIAQQGDVKAAIALKNLLGLGKIEASSIGDIKSDITIRVGKDWRL from the coding sequence GTGGAACAAGGTGTAAAAAATTCGACAGAGGATTTAAAAATTAAATCCTCCAAAGGTTCTGCTAATCATCACCGCAAAACTGTTAATGATGCCGCAGACAAATTTCAGGAAAAGAAAGCTCCTAATTCTAAAGCGTACCGCTCAATATTAGTTAAAATTATCTCAAAACAGTTGCTAGACGTAAAATTTAACTTTTTTACAGTTCGTTCCCTGTTGTGGAGCGGGGCATTTGCCCTAACAGCCGTGGCTTCGGCTACACTCGGAGCTACTGTGGCGCTGATGGTTCCTTTATCTCCATTTATAGCCCTCAGCAATCAAGCACAAGCAAAGAAGGATATTTGGAGCCAAGGCTTTCATTATGGTTTATCACGACCAGTCAACATCCTGGTGATGGGAATTGACCGTGTTCTCGACGTTTCAGGCGACTCACGCCAAATATTTAGAGGTCGTAGTGATACTATGCTGCTGTTGCGGCTAGATCCGAGCGATCATTCAGTGCAAATGCTTTCAATTCCGCGCGATACTCGTGTTGATTTTCCAGGTATGAGTATTCCTAAAATCAACCAAGCTAATGCTGATGGCGGAGCAACTTTAGCTGCACAAGTTGTCAACCATACTTTAAACAATGTACCGATTGACAGATACGTAAGAGTCACCACTGGTGCATTTCGTGAATTGGTAGATTTAGTAGGTGGCGTAGATGTGTTTGTGCCTGAGCCGATGTCTTATCATGACAATACTCAGAATTTGCACATTGATCTTGCTCCAGGTTGGCAAATTCTTAACGGTGAAAAAGCTGAACAGTTTGCCAGGTTCCGCAATCAGAACAATGGTGATATTGGTCGGGTACAAAGACAACAAGCACTGCTGAAATCTTTAAGGGCTAGATTACAGACACCAGCGATGGTAACTCGTTTGCCTAAACTTATTCGCGTCCTGAGTAAATATATAGATACTAACCTTAGCTTGGAAGAAACTCTGGCACTAGGCACTTTTGGTCTTACCCTACAGCAAGATAACTTCAAAATGGTGCTGTTACCTGGTAGATTTAGCACTCCTGGTGAATTTTCGGCTAGCTACTGGATTATGGATTCAGTTGGGAAAGACCGGATTATGCGTGACTATTTCGGTCAAGAATCAACACACACTTTATTGGCTGTTAATCCTTCCGCCAATGAACTGAGAATTGCTATTCAAAATACTACTGGTCAGGCTCGTATTAACCAAAAGGTGATCGAATTTCTCAGAACAAAAGGCTTTTACAACGTATACTTAGTTAACGATTGGTCAGAGTCACAAAAACAGACTCAGATTATCGCCCAACAAGGTGATGTGAAAGCTGCGATCGCACTCAAAAACCTCTTAGGATTAGGTAAAATAGAAGCTTCCTCAATTGGGGATATCAAATCAGACATCACAATTCGTGTTGGTAAAGACTGGCGTTTATAA
- a CDS encoding mannose-1-phosphate guanylyltransferase, with amino-acid sequence MDRSLIPVILAGGKGERFWPLSRKHRPKQFLCLDGSGNSLLQETANRLLTMADGWEGLWVVTSAQLAEGVRSQLPQLPQENLLIEPEGRDTAAAVAWATLEISRRYGEDAIIGFFPADHWIGDQLAFQNTLNAATQLATSLAAIVTLGITPSYPSTGYGYIQQGEQVGTFGELPVYHVDRFTEKPDRQTAEKFLATKTSTGECPYTWNSGMFVFQAGVVLNELEKYAPEIIQPLKVKGLAAYGGLAKKSIDYALMEKTELTYVMPASFGWDDLGDWNAIERLMKGDAKNVELAQHIGLDTEGAILYATDSDEVIVTIGLEDVVVVRDRNVTLIVKKDRTQDIKQVIKLLQEHPNLQQLL; translated from the coding sequence ATGGATAGATCTTTAATTCCCGTTATTCTCGCAGGTGGTAAAGGTGAGCGATTTTGGCCTCTGAGCCGTAAACACCGACCTAAACAGTTTTTGTGTCTAGATGGCAGTGGTAACAGTTTGTTACAGGAAACTGCTAATCGCTTGCTAACAATGGCTGATGGTTGGGAGGGGTTATGGGTTGTGACATCTGCCCAACTAGCTGAAGGAGTGCGATCGCAACTGCCTCAGCTACCGCAAGAAAATTTGCTTATAGAACCTGAAGGTCGAGATACGGCAGCAGCCGTTGCTTGGGCAACGCTGGAGATCTCTCGCCGTTATGGGGAAGATGCAATTATTGGCTTTTTTCCTGCTGATCACTGGATTGGCGATCAACTCGCTTTTCAAAACACTTTGAATGCGGCAACTCAACTTGCGACCTCTTTGGCAGCTATTGTCACATTAGGAATTACTCCTAGCTATCCGTCTACTGGCTACGGTTATATTCAGCAAGGTGAACAAGTTGGCACTTTTGGAGAGTTGCCAGTTTACCACGTTGACCGATTTACAGAAAAGCCAGATCGACAGACAGCAGAAAAGTTTCTGGCAACGAAAACCAGTACAGGTGAATGTCCTTACACTTGGAATAGTGGGATGTTCGTGTTTCAGGCTGGTGTTGTTTTAAACGAATTAGAAAAATATGCACCAGAAATAATTCAACCTTTGAAAGTTAAGGGTTTAGCTGCTTATGGGGGGTTAGCTAAGAAAAGCATTGACTATGCTTTGATGGAGAAGACTGAGCTAACTTATGTAATGCCAGCATCGTTTGGTTGGGACGATTTAGGCGACTGGAATGCGATCGAGCGTTTGATGAAAGGAGATGCGAAAAATGTGGAGTTGGCGCAGCATATCGGGTTAGATACAGAGGGCGCAATTCTTTATGCTACGGATTCCGATGAGGTAATAGTCACGATTGGATTAGAGGATGTTGTGGTGGTGCGCGATCGCAACGTTACTTTAATTGTCAAAAAAGACCGCACACAGGATATCAAGCAGGTAATCAAGTTGCTGCAAGAACATCCTAATCTGCAACAACTGCTTTAA
- the speB gene encoding agmatinase, whose protein sequence is MTEQPRFQSPDSNGSKPPSEAQRALELETHLPLTGWQQEVDRGLEFGLEAAESIRDRTIPTFSRGELPHYAGINTFLKAPYVEDVRKVGEYDVAIVGVPHDSGTTYRPGTRFGPQGIRRISALYTPYNFELGVDLREQITLCDVGDIFTIPANNEKSFDQISKGIAHIFSSGAFPIILGGDHSIGYPTVRGVCRHLGDKKVGIIHFDRHVDTQETDLDERMHTCPWFHATNIKNAPPHNLVQLGIGGWQVPRQGVKVCRERATNILTVTDITEKGIDYAVDFALERALDGTDCVYISFDIDCIDAGFVPGTGWPEPGGLLPREALALLGKIVQRAPICGLEVVEVSPPYDISDITSLMATRVICDTMAHLVKSGQLPRKEKPSYIHPEAQPELVAQWS, encoded by the coding sequence ATGACTGAACAACCTCGCTTTCAATCTCCAGATTCCAACGGAAGTAAGCCTCCTAGCGAGGCTCAACGTGCGCTAGAACTAGAAACGCATTTACCTTTAACAGGTTGGCAACAGGAGGTAGATAGAGGCTTAGAGTTTGGATTAGAAGCCGCAGAAAGTATTCGCGATCGCACTATTCCTACCTTCTCTCGCGGTGAATTACCCCACTACGCAGGTATTAACACCTTTTTAAAAGCACCTTATGTAGAAGATGTGCGAAAAGTAGGTGAATATGATGTAGCAATTGTAGGAGTTCCCCATGATTCTGGTACTACCTATCGCCCTGGAACTCGTTTTGGCCCTCAAGGAATTAGAAGGATATCAGCTTTATACACTCCTTATAACTTTGAATTAGGCGTTGATTTACGCGAGCAAATAACCCTGTGTGATGTCGGTGATATTTTTACAATTCCGGCAAACAATGAAAAATCTTTTGACCAAATTTCTAAAGGAATTGCTCACATTTTTAGTTCTGGTGCATTTCCAATTATTTTGGGTGGCGATCACTCAATTGGTTATCCCACAGTTAGGGGAGTTTGTCGTCATTTAGGTGATAAAAAAGTTGGGATTATTCACTTTGATCGCCACGTCGATACCCAAGAAACAGACTTAGATGAGCGGATGCACACCTGCCCTTGGTTTCATGCCACAAATATTAAAAATGCTCCCCCTCACAACTTAGTACAACTAGGAATTGGTGGTTGGCAAGTACCCCGTCAAGGTGTGAAAGTTTGCCGAGAAAGAGCTACTAATATCTTAACCGTTACAGATATTACAGAAAAAGGCATAGATTACGCCGTAGACTTTGCTTTAGAAAGAGCATTAGACGGTACTGATTGTGTTTATATCAGTTTTGATATTGACTGTATTGATGCTGGTTTTGTACCAGGTACAGGTTGGCCAGAACCAGGTGGATTATTACCACGAGAAGCACTAGCTTTACTCGGAAAAATTGTGCAACGTGCGCCAATTTGTGGGTTAGAAGTAGTAGAAGTTTCACCCCCTTATGACATCAGCGATATTACTTCATTAATGGCAACCCGCGTAATTTGTGACACAATGGCACATTTAGTCAAATCTGGTCAATTACCCAGAAAAGAAAAACCATCCTATATTCACCCTGAAGCGCAGCCAGAATTAGTAGCACAGTGGAGTTAA